Proteins from a genomic interval of Rhodococcoides fascians A25f:
- the prcA gene encoding proteasome subunit alpha: MTMPYYASAEQIMRDRSELARKGIGRGRSVIALTYADGVLFVAENRSTALHKVSELYDRIGFAAVGKYNEFENLRKAGIQHADIKGYTYDRRDVTGRSLAKTYAQALGTIFTEQLKPYEVEICVAEVSHQDEPIATQLYRITYDGSIVDEQDFVVMGGTTEPIVAALKDTYRPGLDLADAVRVAVDALTAGPAVPPAAGGEPEKKVLEVSALEVAVLDQGRPRRAFRRIAGAALEDMLPASASAVQATTDTVDGVPEVGPS; this comes from the coding sequence ATGACAATGCCGTACTACGCATCAGCCGAACAGATCATGCGCGATCGTTCGGAATTGGCGCGCAAGGGAATCGGCCGCGGCCGAAGCGTCATCGCTTTGACCTACGCGGACGGTGTGCTGTTCGTGGCCGAGAATCGCTCGACGGCACTGCACAAGGTGAGCGAACTGTACGACCGGATCGGTTTCGCGGCCGTGGGGAAGTACAACGAGTTCGAGAATCTCCGGAAAGCCGGTATCCAGCATGCCGACATCAAGGGGTACACCTACGACCGCCGCGATGTGACCGGCAGGTCGCTCGCCAAGACTTACGCGCAGGCGCTCGGCACGATTTTCACGGAGCAGCTCAAGCCCTACGAGGTTGAAATCTGTGTCGCGGAGGTCTCGCATCAGGACGAGCCGATCGCAACGCAGCTCTACCGCATCACCTACGACGGGTCCATCGTCGACGAACAGGATTTCGTCGTCATGGGCGGAACGACCGAGCCCATCGTGGCAGCGTTGAAGGACACCTACCGTCCCGGCCTCGATCTGGCCGATGCGGTGCGCGTGGCGGTGGACGCACTCACCGCGGGACCCGCGGTACCGCCCGCTGCAGGTGGTGAGCCCGAGAAGAAGGTTCTCGAGGTATCCGCGCTCGAGGTGGCTGTACTGGACCAGGGTCGGCCTCGGCGCGCGTTCCGACGCATCGCCGGAGCCGCGTTGGAGGACATGTTGCCGGCCTCGGCATCAGCCGTACAGGCCACCACCGACACCGTAGACGGTGTGCCCGAGGTGGGTCCCTCGTAG
- the prcB gene encoding proteasome subunit beta — MTVDRSDPRSAGDGMTIPLGSSSSSFSDYLRQHAPHLLPESGLAADLASHAANGTSDKSGIAPHGTTIVALTYAGGVLIAGDRRATQGNLIANRDMQKVYVTDEYSAAGIAGTAGIAIELVRLFAVELEHYEKIEGVPLTFNGKANKLSSMVRSNLGAAMQGLAAVPLLVGFDIDISDPDSAGRIVSYDVVGGRYEERSGYHAVGSGSLFAKSALKKLYRPGMTEDEALRAAVESLYDAADDDSATGGPDVTRGIYPTAVAITSVGADDVAHDRVSAAARSVLAERTESAAHTGGTEHHTRSGQQVSEGGSAP; from the coding sequence GTGACGGTGGATCGTTCGGACCCACGGTCGGCCGGTGACGGCATGACGATCCCGCTCGGATCGAGCAGTTCGTCGTTCTCCGACTACCTCCGTCAGCACGCCCCCCATCTGTTGCCCGAGAGCGGTCTGGCCGCGGACCTGGCGTCCCATGCTGCCAACGGCACCTCCGACAAGTCCGGCATCGCTCCGCACGGGACGACGATCGTCGCCCTCACCTACGCGGGTGGGGTCCTGATCGCCGGTGATCGGCGCGCCACCCAAGGCAATCTGATCGCCAACCGTGACATGCAGAAGGTCTACGTCACCGACGAGTACTCCGCTGCGGGCATTGCCGGAACCGCAGGCATCGCGATCGAGCTCGTACGGCTCTTCGCGGTCGAACTGGAGCACTACGAGAAGATCGAAGGGGTTCCACTCACCTTCAACGGCAAGGCCAACAAGCTGTCGTCGATGGTGCGCAGCAACCTCGGTGCCGCAATGCAAGGACTGGCCGCCGTTCCGTTGCTGGTCGGGTTCGACATCGACATCTCGGACCCGGACAGTGCCGGGCGCATCGTGTCCTACGACGTGGTCGGCGGGCGCTACGAGGAGCGCTCGGGCTATCACGCGGTGGGGTCGGGATCCCTGTTCGCCAAGTCGGCACTCAAGAAGCTCTATCGCCCTGGAATGACCGAGGACGAAGCGCTTCGCGCGGCGGTCGAATCGCTGTACGACGCAGCCGACGACGACTCCGCCACCGGCGGACCGGACGTCACCCGAGGGATCTATCCGACGGCAGTGGCAATCACGAGCGTCGGAGCGGACGACGTTGCACACGACCGCGTGTCGGCAGCAGCGCGTTCGGTTCTCGCCGAGCGGACCGAGAGTGCCGCGCACACCGGCGGTACCGAGCATCACACCCGGTCCGGTCAGCAAGTGAGCGAAGGGGGTAGCGCACCATGA
- a CDS encoding ubiquitin-like protein Pup: protein MAQEQTRRSGGGDDDEVPGDTGAGGQERREKLAEETDDLLDEIDDVLEENAEDFVRAYVQKGGQ, encoded by the coding sequence ATGGCACAGGAGCAGACACGGCGCTCTGGCGGCGGCGACGACGATGAGGTCCCAGGCGACACCGGAGCCGGTGGGCAGGAACGGCGCGAGAAGCTGGCCGAGGAGACCGACGACCTCTTGGACGAGATCGACGACGTCCTCGAGGAGAACGCCGAGGACTTCGTTCGTGCCTACGTGCAGAAGGGCGGCCAGTGA
- the dop gene encoding depupylase/deamidase Dop, protein MQRIIGIEVEYGISSPTEPTANPILTSTQAVLAYAAAAGVPRAKRTRWDYEVESPLRDARGFDLGRFSGPAPVIDADEIGAANMILTNGARLYVDHAHPEYSAPEVRDPLDAVIWDKAGERVMEAAARHASSVPGAPRLQLYKNNVDGKGASYGTHENYLMSRETPFSAVIAGLSPFFASRQVITGSGRVGIGQSGDEAGFQLSQRADYIEVEVGLETTLKRGIINTRDEPHADADKYRRLHCIIGDANLAEMSTYLKVGTTALVLDLIEAGVDLSDLQLARPVTAVHQISHDPTLRKAVALADGRELTGLALQRIYHQRAAKFVAAEGSDDARALDVLDKWAMVLDLLERDPMECAHLLDWPAKLRLLEGFRQREGLGWSAPRLHLVDLQYSDVRLDKGLYNRLVARGSMDRLVTEQQVLDAVGNPPEDTRAYFRGECLRKFGADIAAASWDSVIFDLGGDSLVRIPTLEPLRGTKSHVGALLESVDSAAELVDQLTN, encoded by the coding sequence ATGCAGCGCATCATCGGTATCGAGGTCGAGTACGGCATTTCTTCGCCCACCGAACCCACCGCCAATCCGATCCTGACGTCCACCCAGGCAGTGTTGGCCTACGCGGCCGCTGCAGGGGTACCGCGGGCCAAGCGCACACGTTGGGATTACGAAGTCGAGTCGCCGCTACGTGACGCCCGTGGCTTCGACCTCGGACGCTTCAGCGGCCCGGCACCGGTCATCGACGCCGACGAGATCGGCGCGGCCAACATGATTCTCACCAACGGTGCCCGTCTGTACGTCGACCACGCTCACCCCGAATACTCGGCCCCGGAAGTACGGGATCCGTTGGACGCGGTGATCTGGGACAAGGCCGGAGAGCGCGTGATGGAGGCCGCTGCTCGCCACGCCTCCAGCGTGCCAGGAGCCCCGCGGTTGCAGCTGTACAAGAACAACGTCGACGGCAAGGGCGCGTCGTACGGCACTCACGAGAACTACTTGATGTCGCGAGAGACGCCGTTCTCGGCCGTCATCGCCGGTCTGTCGCCGTTCTTCGCATCGCGGCAGGTGATCACGGGATCGGGGCGCGTCGGAATCGGCCAGTCCGGCGACGAGGCCGGGTTCCAGCTCTCTCAGCGGGCCGACTACATCGAGGTGGAAGTCGGCCTCGAGACCACACTCAAGCGCGGAATCATCAACACCAGAGACGAACCGCACGCGGACGCCGACAAGTACCGGCGACTGCACTGCATCATCGGCGACGCGAACCTCGCGGAGATGTCGACCTACCTCAAGGTGGGCACCACCGCGCTGGTACTCGACCTCATCGAAGCGGGGGTGGATCTGTCCGATCTCCAGCTCGCTCGACCGGTGACCGCCGTCCACCAGATCAGCCACGATCCGACTCTGCGCAAGGCAGTGGCTCTCGCGGACGGACGCGAGCTCACCGGGCTTGCGCTCCAGCGCATCTACCACCAGCGGGCCGCGAAATTCGTGGCCGCCGAGGGGAGCGACGACGCACGAGCACTGGACGTGCTCGACAAGTGGGCCATGGTGCTCGACCTCCTCGAACGCGATCCGATGGAATGCGCCCACCTGCTGGACTGGCCCGCGAAGCTGCGTCTGCTGGAGGGTTTCCGCCAGCGCGAGGGCCTGGGCTGGTCGGCACCGCGCCTTCATCTGGTGGACCTGCAGTACTCCGATGTGCGGCTCGACAAAGGCCTATACAACCGGCTGGTTGCTCGTGGGTCGATGGATCGACTGGTCACCGAGCAGCAGGTACTCGATGCCGTCGGCAACCCGCCGGAGGATACGAGGGCCTACTTCCGCGGCGAGTGCCTCCGCAAATTCGGGGCCGACATCGCCGCGGCGAGCTGGGATTCCGTCATCTTCGACCTCGGCGGCGACTCACTGGTACGCATCCCGACCCTCGAACCGCTGCGCGGTACCAAATCGCACGTCGGTGCGCTGCTCGAGTCCGTCGACAGTGCCGCCGAGCTCGTCGATCAGCTCACCAACTGA
- the arc gene encoding proteasome ATPase: MSSTDNPDVAAARAELDAVRAEAASLRRQLGESPEQVRELEGRVDSLSLRNTKLMDTLKEARQQLIALREEVDRLGQPPSGYGVLLSVFDDGTVDVFTSGRKMRLTCSPNIEADSLAPGQTVRLNEALTIVEACTFDQVGEISTLRELLGDGSRALVVGHADEERVVWLAKPLIDMVNDDGPIDPDEPSRKLRPGDSLLVDTKAGYAFERVPKAEVEDLVLEEVPDVGYEDIGGLGRQIEQIRDAVELPFLHKDLFREYSLRPPKGVLLYGPPGCGKTLIAKAVANSLAKKIAEARGQDAKEAKSFFLNIKGPELLNKFVGETERHIRMIFQRAREKASEGTPVIVFFDEMDSIFRTRGSGVSSDVETTVVPQLLAEIDGVEGLENVIVIGASNREDMIDPAILRPGRLDVKIKIERPDAESAQDIFSKYLTDSLPVNADDVAEFGGDRAACIRGMIDRVVERMYAESDDNRFLEVTYANGDKEVLYFKDFNSGAMIQNIVDRAKKYAIKSVLETGNAGLRIQHLFDSIVDEFAENEDLPNTTNPDDWARISGKKGERIVYIRTLVTGKNASASRAIDTEANTGQYL; the protein is encoded by the coding sequence ATGAGCTCAACAGACAATCCGGATGTGGCCGCGGCCAGAGCCGAACTGGACGCCGTGCGAGCCGAAGCCGCTTCACTGCGCCGTCAACTGGGGGAGTCCCCCGAACAGGTACGCGAGCTCGAAGGCCGTGTCGATTCGCTCTCGCTGCGCAACACCAAGCTGATGGACACCCTCAAAGAGGCCAGACAACAGCTCATCGCGCTCCGCGAGGAAGTCGATCGACTCGGCCAACCGCCGAGCGGTTACGGCGTTCTGCTGAGCGTGTTCGACGACGGAACGGTCGATGTGTTCACGTCCGGCCGAAAGATGCGCCTCACGTGCTCGCCCAACATCGAAGCCGACTCGCTTGCGCCGGGCCAGACGGTGCGGCTGAACGAGGCATTGACCATCGTCGAAGCCTGCACCTTCGACCAGGTCGGTGAGATCAGCACTCTGCGTGAGCTTCTGGGCGACGGATCGAGGGCCCTCGTCGTCGGTCACGCCGACGAGGAGCGCGTCGTGTGGCTGGCGAAGCCGCTGATCGACATGGTCAACGACGACGGCCCCATCGACCCGGACGAACCGTCCCGCAAACTCCGTCCCGGCGATTCCCTGCTCGTCGACACCAAGGCCGGCTACGCCTTCGAGCGTGTCCCCAAGGCCGAGGTGGAGGACCTGGTCCTCGAAGAGGTGCCGGACGTGGGATACGAGGACATCGGTGGTCTCGGTCGACAGATCGAGCAGATTCGCGACGCTGTTGAACTCCCGTTCCTGCACAAGGATCTGTTCCGTGAGTACTCCCTGCGTCCACCCAAGGGTGTGCTGCTCTACGGCCCTCCCGGCTGCGGAAAGACGTTGATCGCCAAGGCGGTTGCCAACTCGTTGGCCAAGAAGATCGCCGAGGCCCGCGGGCAGGACGCCAAGGAAGCGAAGTCGTTCTTCCTCAACATCAAGGGCCCCGAACTGCTCAACAAGTTCGTCGGCGAGACCGAGCGTCACATTCGCATGATTTTCCAGCGCGCACGGGAGAAGGCGTCCGAGGGCACCCCGGTGATCGTGTTCTTCGACGAGATGGACTCGATCTTCCGTACCCGTGGTTCGGGTGTCTCGTCGGACGTCGAGACAACAGTTGTTCCGCAGCTGCTCGCCGAGATCGACGGTGTGGAGGGGCTCGAGAACGTCATCGTGATCGGTGCCTCCAACCGAGAGGACATGATCGACCCCGCGATCCTGCGGCCCGGTCGTCTGGACGTGAAGATCAAGATCGAGCGTCCCGACGCCGAATCGGCACAGGACATCTTCTCCAAGTACCTGACCGACTCGCTGCCGGTCAATGCCGACGATGTCGCCGAGTTCGGTGGCGACCGCGCGGCCTGCATCCGAGGGATGATCGACCGGGTCGTCGAGCGCATGTACGCCGAGAGCGACGACAACCGCTTCCTCGAGGTGACATATGCCAACGGCGACAAGGAAGTTCTGTACTTCAAGGACTTCAACTCCGGTGCCATGATTCAGAACATCGTGGACCGTGCGAAGAAGTACGCCATCAAGTCGGTTCTCGAAACCGGCAACGCCGGTTTGAGGATTCAGCACCTCTTCGACTCCATCGTCGACGAGTTCGCCGAGAACGAAGATCTGCCGAACACCACGAACCCCGACGACTGGGCGCGAATCTCCGGTAAGAAGGGCGAGCGCATCGTCTACATCCGCACGTTGGTCACCGGTAAGAATGCCAGCGCGAGCCGGGCAATCGACACCGAGGCCAACACCGGCCAGTACCTGTAG
- a CDS encoding tRNA (adenine-N1)-methyltransferase: protein MQLTDGKGRHYTVVLEAGKEFHTHRGGITHDKLLGADEGSVVTSVNGTPYLALRPLLTDYVLSMPRGAQVIYPKDAAQIVHEGDMFPGARVLEAGAGSGALTCSLLRAVGTAGTVISYEIRQDHADYAIKNVETFFGERPSNWHLTVADVDQFGVDRPGEQVDRVVLDMLAPWDALPAVSKALVPGGVLLVYVATVTQLSKVVEALRAQECWTEPRSWESMVRGWHVVGLAVRPEHRMQGHTAFLVSVRRLAEGTVTPKPQRRSGKG from the coding sequence GTGCAGCTCACCGACGGCAAGGGCAGGCACTACACGGTGGTGCTCGAGGCAGGCAAGGAATTCCACACCCACCGAGGTGGAATCACCCACGACAAGTTGCTGGGAGCCGACGAGGGCAGCGTCGTCACCTCCGTCAACGGCACCCCGTACCTTGCGCTTCGGCCGCTGTTGACCGACTACGTGTTGTCGATGCCGCGCGGCGCGCAGGTCATCTACCCCAAGGATGCAGCGCAGATCGTCCACGAGGGCGACATGTTCCCCGGAGCCCGCGTGCTGGAGGCCGGTGCCGGATCGGGCGCTCTGACGTGCTCGCTGCTCCGTGCAGTCGGTACGGCAGGAACGGTCATCTCCTACGAGATCCGCCAGGACCACGCCGACTACGCGATCAAGAACGTCGAGACGTTCTTCGGCGAGCGGCCGTCGAACTGGCACCTGACGGTGGCCGACGTGGATCAGTTCGGTGTCGATCGCCCGGGGGAGCAGGTGGATCGCGTGGTTCTCGACATGCTCGCTCCCTGGGACGCCCTGCCCGCCGTATCGAAGGCTCTCGTTCCCGGTGGAGTGCTGCTGGTCTACGTCGCCACGGTGACGCAGCTGTCCAAGGTCGTCGAAGCCCTACGCGCACAGGAATGCTGGACCGAACCCCGTTCGTGGGAGTCGATGGTCCGGGGTTGGCACGTCGTGGGACTGGCGGTTCGGCCCGAGCATCGTATGCAGGGGCACACGGCATTCCTCGTGAGTGTTCGACGCCTCGCCGAGGGCACCGTCACCCCCAAGCCGCAGCGTCGGTCCGGTAAGGGCTGA
- a CDS encoding RecB family exonuclease has translation MAVPSPRSTPALSPSRAGDFKQCPLLYRFRAVDRIPEVSTEAQVKGTVVHAALEALYALPAQDRVPTTARDLVDPAWERVVAQSPAIESLVPADERTAFLDRARALVAGYYELEDPTHFEPESCEQRVEIDLDDGTPLRGFIDRIDVAPNGMIRVVDYKTGRAPREFTESKALFQMKFYALMIMRMRGVVPAQLKLMYLADKQELTYAPDEDELRRFERMLSAIWKAILAAGETGDFRAKKGALCKWCDHQALCPEFGGTPPPYPGWPQAASEQTEPEL, from the coding sequence CTGGCGGTGCCGAGCCCCCGCAGCACGCCGGCGTTGTCGCCCTCCCGCGCAGGCGATTTCAAGCAGTGTCCTCTCCTCTACCGCTTTCGCGCGGTCGACCGCATTCCGGAGGTGTCCACCGAAGCTCAGGTCAAGGGAACTGTGGTGCATGCCGCACTGGAGGCTCTCTACGCGTTGCCTGCGCAGGACCGAGTGCCGACGACTGCGCGCGACCTGGTGGATCCGGCGTGGGAGCGAGTGGTTGCCCAGTCGCCCGCCATCGAGTCGTTGGTTCCGGCCGACGAGCGGACGGCTTTTCTCGATCGCGCTCGGGCTCTGGTCGCCGGATACTACGAACTCGAGGACCCTACTCACTTCGAGCCCGAGTCCTGCGAGCAACGGGTGGAGATCGATCTGGACGACGGCACGCCGCTTCGGGGATTCATCGATCGAATCGACGTCGCGCCCAACGGCATGATTCGCGTCGTCGACTACAAAACCGGTCGGGCACCGCGGGAGTTCACCGAGTCCAAGGCGTTGTTCCAGATGAAGTTCTACGCCTTGATGATCATGCGCATGCGCGGAGTCGTTCCGGCGCAACTGAAATTGATGTATCTGGCCGACAAGCAGGAACTGACCTACGCTCCCGACGAAGACGAGCTGCGTAGGTTCGAGCGCATGCTGTCCGCCATCTGGAAAGCGATTCTGGCTGCAGGCGAGACCGGTGACTTTCGCGCCAAGAAGGGCGCACTGTGCAAGTGGTGCGACCACCAGGCTCTGTGCCCGGAGTTCGGCGGCACTCCCCCGCCGTACCCGGGTTGGCCGCAGGCCGCATCGGAACAGACGGAGCCCGAGCTGTGA
- a CDS encoding thioesterase family protein, with product MVTATENTVSLWAPTMQHGAPPSALLVRALERVDAREDTRISRVAVDILGPIPVADIEIRAWTERPGGNVELVVAELWAESSSGTARAVARGSAWRMRTTPTEDVEHVGDPVMKPVGDAVDYTFGGTWSSGYLDAVEFKILTGLGAEGPGEIWARPKPVLVQGESMTPLERLFSIADIANGIGAKLPIDEWTFLNTDLTVHVFRVPQGDWVGVSAETSTGPDGIAMCAGTLSDELGPIGRIAQTVLVRRRS from the coding sequence ATGGTTACGGCCACCGAGAACACCGTCAGTCTGTGGGCACCGACGATGCAGCACGGCGCTCCGCCGTCCGCTCTACTGGTCCGTGCACTCGAGCGCGTCGACGCTCGGGAGGACACCCGTATCAGTCGAGTCGCGGTCGACATACTCGGTCCGATTCCGGTCGCGGACATCGAGATTCGGGCATGGACGGAGCGCCCCGGGGGCAACGTCGAACTCGTTGTTGCCGAATTGTGGGCGGAAAGTTCGTCCGGCACTGCTCGGGCGGTGGCTCGCGGCAGCGCGTGGCGTATGCGCACCACACCGACGGAGGACGTCGAACACGTCGGCGACCCGGTGATGAAGCCGGTGGGGGACGCAGTCGACTACACCTTCGGGGGCACATGGTCGTCGGGCTATCTCGACGCCGTCGAGTTCAAGATTCTCACCGGGCTCGGTGCCGAAGGTCCCGGCGAGATCTGGGCCAGGCCCAAACCCGTTCTCGTGCAGGGTGAATCGATGACTCCGCTGGAGCGACTGTTCTCGATTGCGGACATCGCGAACGGAATCGGCGCGAAATTACCGATCGACGAATGGACCTTCTTGAATACCGACCTGACGGTGCACGTGTTCAGGGTGCCTCAGGGTGACTGGGTCGGAGTTTCGGCCGAGACCTCCACCGGTCCGGACGGAATCGCCATGTGTGCCGGCACTCTCAGCGACGAACTGGGTCCGATCGGCAGAATCGCGCAGACGGTTCTGGTCCGGCGTCGCAGCTGA
- a CDS encoding PaaI family thioesterase, which produces MPRLLDPAGSTGGRITSDTSDENLARLARAVFDAQPFTRLLGAELVSTDGGIVEVRLRNRPELRQQHGFVHGGVISYLADNAVTFAGGIALGGDAVTAHCTVDFARPATGEYLVARAHAVSSTRNQAVCHCTVYSIDGDTERIVAVAQGTVVTARTS; this is translated from the coding sequence GTGCCGCGCCTTCTAGATCCGGCGGGCTCAACAGGAGGACGCATAACATCCGATACCTCCGACGAGAATCTGGCACGACTGGCCAGAGCGGTGTTCGACGCTCAGCCGTTCACCCGACTGCTCGGCGCAGAACTCGTCTCCACCGACGGTGGGATCGTAGAGGTTCGCCTTCGTAACCGACCCGAGCTCCGACAGCAACACGGCTTCGTACACGGCGGCGTCATCAGCTATCTCGCCGACAATGCCGTGACGTTCGCCGGTGGAATCGCGCTCGGCGGCGACGCGGTGACCGCGCACTGCACCGTCGATTTCGCGAGGCCGGCAACCGGCGAGTATTTGGTCGCCCGCGCGCACGCGGTCTCGTCGACCCGAAACCAGGCTGTCTGCCACTGCACCGTGTATTCGATCGACGGGGACACGGAACGGATCGTCGCGGTGGCTCAGGGCACCGTCGTGACAGCGCGCACGTCCTGA
- the hisG gene encoding ATP phosphoribosyltransferase — translation MLRVAVPNKGALSESAAEILSEAGYRRRSDSKDLTVLDPANGVEFFFLRPKDIAIYVGSGQLDLGITGRDLALDSGAAVEERLALGFGRSTFRYAAPAGKEWAPEDLGGLRIATSYPNLVRADLAQRGLEATVIRLDGAVEISIQLGVADAIADVVESGRSLRQNNLVAFGESLCDSEGVLIERAGTPGTDSARKQLIARVQGVVFAQQYLMLDYDCPKSILDEAVKITPGIESPTLAPMVDDNWVAVRAMVSRKVHNNVMDELAELGAKAILASDIRSCRAF, via the coding sequence ATGCTGCGCGTAGCCGTACCCAACAAGGGCGCTCTCTCCGAGTCCGCCGCAGAGATTCTCAGCGAGGCCGGCTATCGGCGCCGAAGCGACTCGAAGGACCTGACGGTTCTCGATCCAGCGAACGGCGTCGAGTTCTTCTTCCTCCGCCCCAAGGACATTGCGATCTACGTCGGATCCGGCCAGTTGGATCTGGGCATCACCGGTCGCGACCTGGCCCTCGATTCGGGTGCTGCCGTCGAAGAGCGCCTGGCGCTCGGATTCGGCCGCTCGACGTTCCGCTACGCGGCGCCCGCGGGCAAGGAATGGGCACCCGAGGACTTGGGCGGACTACGCATCGCCACGTCTTACCCCAATCTGGTGCGCGCGGACTTGGCCCAGCGGGGGTTGGAGGCCACGGTCATCCGCCTCGACGGCGCGGTCGAGATCTCCATCCAGCTCGGGGTCGCCGACGCCATTGCCGACGTCGTCGAATCGGGCCGATCACTGCGCCAGAACAACCTGGTGGCCTTCGGTGAGTCGCTTTGCGATTCGGAGGGCGTACTCATCGAACGCGCAGGCACCCCGGGTACCGATTCCGCGCGTAAGCAGCTCATCGCCCGCGTGCAGGGCGTCGTCTTCGCACAGCAGTACCTGATGCTCGATTACGACTGCCCCAAGTCGATTCTCGACGAGGCCGTCAAGATCACCCCGGGCATCGAGTCGCCCACGTTGGCGCCGATGGTCGACGACAACTGGGTTGCCGTGCGCGCCATGGTTTCTCGCAAAGTTCACAACAACGTCATGGACGAGCTCGCCGAGTTGGGGGCAAAAGCTATCCTGGCGTCCGACATCAGGTCGTGCCGCGCCTTCTAG
- a CDS encoding phosphoribosyl-ATP diphosphatase: MKTFDSLFAELTDRAKTRPEGSGTVAALDAGVHFQGKKVLEEAGEVWIAAEHESDEALAEEISQLLYWVQVMMVGRGIELEDVYRHL, from the coding sequence GTGAAGACTTTCGATTCCCTGTTCGCCGAGCTCACCGACCGCGCGAAGACCCGCCCGGAGGGCTCGGGCACCGTCGCAGCGTTGGATGCGGGAGTTCATTTTCAGGGCAAGAAGGTTCTCGAAGAAGCGGGCGAAGTGTGGATCGCGGCCGAGCACGAAAGCGACGAAGCGCTCGCCGAGGAAATCTCGCAGCTGTTGTACTGGGTCCAGGTGATGATGGTGGGCAGGGGCATCGAGCTCGAGGACGTCTACCGACATCTGTGA